The Toxoplasma gondii ME49 chromosome XI, whole genome shotgun sequence region CAGTCGTTGTGCTGGTCGTCCACGATGGTGTACTTGCACTCCGCAAGGGTGTTCCACAGCTTGATGGTTCTGTCACGGGACCCAGAGACGATCTGGCGGTTATCCGGGCTGAAGGCGACAGAGTTGACGTCGCTGGTATGGCCTTGGAAGGAGCGAACTGTCACACCGGCGTTCAAGTCCCAGAGACGCAGGGTCTTGTCCCAGCTTCCGGAGAGTGCGAACTGGCCGTCGCTGTTGATCACGACGTCCTGCACGCACTGCGAGTGGCCTGTGAGTGCTCTGCGGGCGTAGCCGACGCTGCCGCTGTCGTCGGGGTTGTCGTTCAGCGTCCAGACAATCACCTTGTGGtctgaaaaacagagaaacgagagacagggcGCCGGCCGTGGAACCCAGGAAGCCAGGGGAACAAACTGCTGCGCGACACCGCGAGTGCTCCGACTCGCTTCGTCTATAGGACTGTCACTGGAGGGGAAACACCGCGACCACaacagacggagaaaaaccaTAGGAAGCTGCGAGACGGTGGAGCAAATGGCACCGGCCGCATCCATAACGCCGTGTCGACACCAACAGGGGCGGCCCATCCGTCTTTCTCATGCGAGGAGCCGATGCTGATGATGCGCACTTCTTCTCGGTGCCGTTGTAGCCCCAAATCTCACAGGGGAAGAGCCTCCCGGAAAACTCTGAGGATATGCTCGACACCAAATCCAACGGAAACTGACAAATCACACCGAGTCGGTTCCCTGGGTCGCAGCGATatcagaagaagaaaactctTCTTTTGGAAGGTTCCTCGTCAGAAGCCGGTCGAGCCGGCCTCGGCGTGAGCTGGGTGCTTCCGGAATCATCCTCTGCCGAGACACCAGAGTCCCTGCCACGGTGGCAAGGAACAGACATGCAGACTCGTGGTCGGAAGTCACCGGCACTGTCCAGCCACACATGAAAACGGAACAACGCACGCATTGACAGGACACACCTGCAAATATACACTCTACCTCACGACCTCTGTGCACGCAGAATTCACGCAGCATTCGCGGGCGTGTATACGGCAGTCTCGGTCAGAAAGGAACTACATCCCTTTTGGAAGGTCTCTCGTCAACGGCCTCCCGGAGGCCTGCGAGTGAGCTGGGACTTCCTGGGTCATCCTATCGCTGCAGCATTCTGCCTCCGCCAAACCTCCATTAGGGAGAGTGCTTCACACGGAACTCTCCCAAGTCAAGACTCAAATACACGGAACACTGCGAGTACAAATCTTTCCGACCACAGGTGCGTTGTTCAATTCAAGTTCTGCTGTCACACAAACATCCCTGACGAGAGTGTGCCTAGCTATACTCGCCACTCTCGACTGAAGGTCATGATCTGCAGTTTTTCTCGGTTCCGTTGTAGCCACGAACGGGTTTCCTACGAGGAATCGGAAGATACTCTCGCATCCCGAGTGGATATGCTCGAAACCACACAGCGATGAACAAAGATATTACTGACGGTGCCCGGCAACTCGGCAACATCACTCAATGTGTCAGGTGCGACATTCTCCGTGACACGTCAATACACCGCAGCGCGAGTACGCGAAACACACATCTCCAACAAAACTGACGAGGCAAATGTTCAACCGCTGTCGTCGAGGTCTGCCACAAGACCAAGCTCATGAACACAAGACGACTTCAAACTAGTCCACGAATGGAAAGCAAGCCGATCGAAAAGAGCAAGCCTCCCCAACAGACATAACCCCTGAACGGCGGGTGGCGCAGCGGGAAGTCCCGTCGCGAAAAAATGGACAGAGTCTCTTTTCCGGAACGCGTTCTATATTGAGCTGGCTTATGGTTTTGGTTTGGTGAACTgggaaatgaagaagaaaacataTAGGGTTGAAGAAGGTGTTTCCCCACCTTCGCACTGCGAAGCCCCTCTTTCCGGTCCCCCTTCCCGCAATGGTATTGCACACCTGGTCGCTTTCGTGTCAAGAAGGCAGACTGCTGCAACAATACAAATGCTGTGATGGGTTAAAAAAAAGAAATTCTCACCtctggaggaagaaacgatTGTGTTCGACTTCAGAGAGGGGGTCGAAATGGCCGTTACACAATCGGTATGTCCCTCCAGGACACCCTTGAACTCGAGGGGAGATTCACCCGACATTTTGACGGAGGAAAGGGAAAACAAGGCCTCTGCAGAGGGAACGACGGGACACCAAAACGAAAAATAAAGTAAGGGGAAGACGACAACAAGCAACCCTCCTTACAAAAACCTCGATTATCGTCCTGCTTGCAGGAACATCCACGATAACGCGAGGGAAAGAAGCAGTTCAGCAGAACGCCTGTTAGGCCCCCCACACGAAGtgaacgaagagacaggcacATCGACAGCAAGCACTATATGCGGGGCAACAGGTTAACCGCCGCCCTTTTAAAAGGGGAACGACAGCACAGGGCTGAGAAAAACTCCACCCGGGGGTAACGCTTTCTAGGAGGCTCTTGAAAGGACCCCGTGCTCCTTCCAGGCCTGACCACGTGTACGCTTTGAACACCGCTGAGGTGAGGGGAACGACACGAGGTGCGCGCGCAGCGACGTGCACGTTGCCAAAACTCCCCAGTACAACAACTTGCGGAAGACCAAGGAAAATCTAGTGATACGGCTGTCGCTGTAAAGGCTGCGAAAAGTTGGAACGCTTGGCACAGTGACGGTCCTGCGTAATTCGAACTCTTCGAAGCTCCCGGTTGTGTACGATCTTCGATAGACTTTTCTGAGGCTTGCTTGAATCTAACAGATCTCTGATTAAATATTTCTTCATGGCGAGAGTGACTGAAAGAGCCATGCAATTTTTTTGTCAACACGTAAATCCTAGCCGCGTCAATCTAAGGACCGGCATCGTCTAGAGTTCTGGGTTATGGTGACCCAACGACATCGGGTACGTTAGAGTGACTCGGCGCTGCCACCTTTTTTGTACCTTATTTAACTATTCTAGGCGTATGCATGCCCTTTcgggaaagcgagaagaaattTTTTAGTCTCGTGtttcagcagcttgcgcgtGCGTATGCAGAACATAAGGCTTCAGATGCACATAATGGATCACGTGTCGCGCGTGAGCTGTTACCGCTTTCTTCAAGTTCCACTTCCGTATACCACTTTTATGTGCATTTCTTGTGCGTTGCCGCTTCTGTCTACATTAGTCACCCAGCACCTGTTATCGCTTCTGTCCGGACCCCACCTAAGAGATAACTGGCAGACGCTAGTGTCATTGCCTACTTGCCGACTGCTCTCCTCACACCTTGCAGCGGCCTGAGGATATCCCTATGTGCAACTTCTAAATACCAATTGCACCTTGCCAAGGAAAAACTAAAACGTTTTCAGCGGATAATTAGCAGCTGACATACTCTTAAGTGCTGCCCGCATTGAAGTACAGTTCTTGCTATATTTTGCTGCAGCACTTCGTCGACTGCACATGTTGTTAACTTGAATTCAACGCAGATCGATAAAATGCACTGTTCATTTGCTTTGCACAAACCGTTCACTGCTAAATGCTAATTTTTTGTAGCGAGTATGAACGGTAGCCATAATTGCCTGCTTTTTGGTCCAACGCATCAGCTACGCCTCTGAACCTGTGGAGAGGGACGAAATGTGAAACGTCGTCGTGTTCCAGATGTCAAGGAGGCAGCCTACCTATGAGGTGATATCCCACTATGAGGCCACCATAGAAGCCGCGAGGGGCTGAATTCAGTCACTATTAGTTTCAGCATAATACCTTGGTGTAATAAAAGAGCGTACCGATGTAGGGCTGTGCCTCCGGCGTAATAGCTTTCTCCTACAATAGCCAGTATCGTTGTTCAGTTCTGTCTATTATTCGAGAGTGCACGCCATGAATTACCTCCCTCTCTTTGACAGCAACGGAGGCCAGAGTTAGAGCAGGCTCAGGAGCGGGTTCACGTTCCTTTTTACCGACGACCCATTCGAATAAGGGTGTCGGTTGTCGCGGCATGacttcgcctgtctctgcaacATACGATAATGTATTCTTTTGTGTGGCTCGCTGTGCTGCATCCCTACCTAAATGGACCGGGCCTTGCTTCCCCAGTTCTCTGAACATCAGACTTGTCTATCAGTTCGAGGTCGTAGCATAACGTGCTGTGCCAACCTTTTATCTGCGATTGGAATGGGAATACTGAACCGACAAAGTTATCCCAGCATCAATGGCGCGCGACAAGCATCGCATACCGGGGGCCTTTTCTCATGAGAGTTCCTGTGACAGGAATGTGGGAGTCTTTCAAACTGTGGAACTGACAGCTGGGCTCACCATTCGACAACGTGAAAACACCTTGCAAGTCACTGCACCGAAATGCTGTAGATCAGCGGACAGCGTGCTGGCAAAGCTCAACGCTTACGGCGTCCGtgatgtctctctgcagggCCTACGTGACTCCTCACGTGTAGCAAAGTTCGTGTATGGAAAGGGATCGGTATTAGCGCTCACCACACTTGACCACACTGTGAAGCCcatttcctcttttcctcttcggaAACGAACGTCTCCACGTTATTGCATTGCCCAATGTCGGTTGTAGCTGGCGCAACGCAGCCCACTCCCTGTCACCAAGGTTTGTCACCGCTAACGGCCAACCCACTGCCGCAAATCGTCGAGTCTGACCTTGAAATCTTGCGTTTTGATTATTTCGTCGTAAGAGCTGCCAGCTGGCAGTTTAAGTTCCCACCCTGTTTATCGGAGCGACTTGTCAAATAAGGCGAGGTGTAGGTGTAACCGATGAAACAGACCTGCGGGGCAAGGAAACTCCCAGTCAAGTTCACACGCCGCCACCGCTGAGGAAATTCCATAAGCGCAGCTTTTAGAGTGAGCTGCAACTCCTCTCACGTTCACAGGGCCATTCGACGCCACACTCCCTGCCAACAGACAGTCATTTATCTTGATTACACAGAGTTCATTGAACTGTTTACTTCTCAAACACCTGTTTATCCGCTGGAGACATTCCCAGGAAGAACTGTGTCTTGATTCCACAGTTGGTGTAGTCGGTAGGAGCCTCGCAAACGCCACCACGAATCTCCTTCCATCCTAAAGACGAGAGGGCAGATCGCCATACCCAAGGAGGCACGCGTTCAACATCTTGGCAGACTAACCTTTTGGACAACCGACTGAGTAGTCCCTGGGGCAACTGTTTTGACACGGGAACCTTGCGCGGCAGAGAGCTTCAAACTTCCTTTTCATCGCGGGAGTGAAGTGCTGCAGGAAACATGAAGACGGGTCTAGCTGAGGTTGCAGGAGATAGTCCAACCTTGAAATTCCACGTGCTGTCGCAAGGGCCGGTTGCTTTATACTCTGGACTAGCCTCGCATGCGTAATCTCCCAGATGCAGCCTATGATCGTATGCGTTATCGCCTGTCTGTGTGTGGATCGCTATTACAGCACTCACCAACCATCCGGGCAAACCGCATTAAAGGTTGCCTGAAGCAAGGGTCGCAAGCAAGGGTCGATCCTATCCCTCGTGAAGCGGGCTGCGTCAGCTCAGCACTTACTGTGCAATCCTCGAAGCACGGCCAGTCAGCATCACAACTTTCCTGCACCAGTTTGCGGCTCATGCGATTTGCACCATGATCATGAAATGCGTTCTCTCACGCTCCAGTcgcgcttcgcttcttccgtGAAATCTTTGAAGCTGACACTGGACCCGCAAGGCCCAGAGTATTGCCCCAAGTCTGTACAGCAATCGCGTGGAACCGGCATTGTGAGTCGACGAACTCACGGCTAACTTGCTTGGCAAACCTCTTGGTCAGCCAGGTGTGAGAAGCCTTCAGGACATGGTCGCGACCAGTCACGAAGACCAGAAGGACACGCTGCAGCAGCGTCACCATGGCACGGCCATACTGCCTGCAACACGGAACCAGAGCGTCTTATCCTCCGCGATTAATGAACGACAGTCCGAGTTACCTCACAGCTCTCTGCCCAGTCTGCCTTCCTACAGGGTGAAAGCGTGATGATTCAAATGGAGAATGCCGGAAAGAAAGTGACGGGCTCACGCATCGGCAGTGTAGAAGTCGAAGCTCTTGTTGGTTTCACAGAATCCTTAAAGTCGGAAGGAGTTTGTCTGCGTCTTGCAACTTCCTTCAGCGATTTCTTCACTGTACCTTTGTAGTTCCTGATAGTATTCAATCGTGCTTCACACGTCCTGGTTCGCTGAGAGTCACGGTCGCCCTACTTCGGTGCTTCACATAAATGGCCGCCGCCTTCAACGTCCCTCGAATGCCACTTCAGTGGGCATGGCGCTCTGTTTGTCGAATGTTTTCCGGATCTGCACGTAAATTACTGGCGACTATGCTTACGAGTAATCGACTACACAAGCTCCTGCATCTGCTGCTGCTTGCCGATTCTGGTATAAATGCATAACTGGGTTGTGCAGCGCCTCTTCGCTGGACAGACTACGCTCACTTTCTCCTCAACATCGTGCTGGATTTTGGTCTCAATTTTCTGTGAAAAGAAAGAATGGCTGGATGTATATTTCCCCCAGACTGCGGAACTTTTCTACCTCGGTCAGGTCCACTGGTAAGGCTGGAGCTCTCTTCGAGAACGAATCCAAGAAGGGTTGCTGTTccgtctgaagaagaacatGTCAGTTCCTCACACCCTCGTCGCAGTTTTACATGCTTGATACCAAAGCGTCTTGGACttgcttcgcttccttcacCTTTGGCGGGGTTTCTGATAGCCAGACATCGCGTATCATCCCAGCGTCCGCAGACGCCACACAGCCGGTGACAGCAAGGAAAAGGCACCCGCGTTTCATCATTCAAGCGTAACTTTTCCACGTGAAAAGCAGTGTTAGAGGAGTTCAGCAGCCTTAAAAGCAGCTCGTCCTGCCCGGTTATCAGACAGTTCCGCAGTCAACGAATTGGCTCGCCCTCAGTTTCCCATGGTGTTTCCTACCAGTGGATGTACACTCCGGAGCCCGTTGGCCCGTGACTGTAAAATCCGGGCAAACGTCCAGTCACAATTTCACTGAAGCGGCCCATATCCAAAAATATCCACTCGTCTGTGAATGCTGCGATGAGTAATTTGGTGTTGCACTGCTTGCTTATACTTGGGGCAGTCATCCTGTGCTTGCGATGATCCGCCTTTGTGTCTCTGACCTGTACAAGAGCAGCTGAGACCCTTCGTTCACAGCGCTTCCACATAAGAGGGCGGCAACCAGTGTCGTGATTTAGTACGCCACCAACATACAGCTTTCAGCTGAAGCTTCATACTTAATTTCCGGTGCAAAACACGCCTGCAGGTGCGTGGGAGTTTGTCTTGCGTATTAACGGGCTTCAGCACTCCAGTGGTCAAACACAACAATTTGAAGAACCAGTGAAAATACCTGCTGGGGTACATCAGAAGCTGGGCGACCTGCTGTGAGGACGATTGTCTGGTCACAGCTTTGGTCGATGCCACGACTTTCTCGAGTGACCAGTGATCTGCGTACTGGTCCACAACATGGGACTGGCGGAGGCTGGTACACACGCATCCTTGTGCCACTGCTTCAGTTAAAACGGTTAAGACGCTGCTACTTAGTAATCCTTGGAACCTGCTTCGACCCCGCGCAGCTGTCGATTTTATGGAGTCGAGGCACGAGGAACAGTCATTATTTTCGATGTCAGAATCGCGGCTGTCATGAACTCGTTTTCACcagatgcagaaaaacagtGAAATTTTCGTGAACTGCTGCTCATCCAGAAGACTGGCTCAAACAACCGACAGGGCTGGGGGTGCAGTCTTTGTGACTACTGGTTCTTTGACCTCGTGCAAGCGACCTGGTCGGCCGCTTCCCAAATACTGCAATTTCAGAAGCCGATGTGGCCGGAACAGTTGTGGACGCAGTTAGTGTGTTAACCACTGCACACGGGAAATTCAGATGATCTTTGCGATACCTTATGAAGACGACGGGCTGAACGATAAGATTAAGATGAATATCACCACAGCGTTGAATGGCTTGCTGAATGGACGCGCACGCCATGAGGATATACGTTTGGTTTAATCGACAAACATTTAACACTTTTCGCGAGACCGGTCCGCCTTGACAGACATTAACTCAACCCCCCACATCCTACTGCCCGTCGCCGGTCGGCGGCTTCTGTTTTTCATCCGCCGTCTTCACTCCAGAAGGAACACCCTCTCCAACTTCCTTGGGTTGTGCAGGGACACAAGAATTCGCGCTGAGATGTAACGTCCGCCTGACGAGTTCCCAGCACTGTTGCTGCTGTGGCTGCTGTAACTGGCGGGCGTCAAGCCTGGAAGCCGAcggcggaggaggcggcTGGGACATATGGCGTAGAAAGGTCCGCGCCACGCTTATCTTCACAACAACAGCACAAACACACAACCCCCGATTACCCTTACTCATCATTTGCAGTGCTGTCACACGGAACCCCGCTGCAACATACCCCACC contains the following coding sequences:
- a CDS encoding cpw-wpc domain-containing protein (encoded by transcript TGME49_216875~Signal peptide predicted by SignalP 2.0 HMM (probability 0.952) with cleavage site probability 0.631 at residue 20); this translates as MMKRGCLFLAVTGCVASADAGMIRDVWLSETPPKVKEAKQVQDALTEQQPFLDSFSKRAPALPVDLTEKIETKIQHDVEEKNRQAAADAGACVVDYSAPCPLKWHSRDVEGGGHLCEAPKNYKGFCETNKSFDFYTADAKADWAESCEAVWPCHGDAAAACPSGLRDWSRPCPEGFSHLADQEVCQANLGQYSGPCGSSVSFKDFTEEAKRDWSESCDADWPCFEDCTATFNAVCPDGWLHLGDYACEASPEYKATGPCDSTWNFKHFTPAMKRKFEALCRARFPCQNSCPRDYSVGCPKGWKEIRGGVCEAPTDYTNCGIKTQFFLGMSPADKQVFEKECGVEWPCEPVAACELDWEFPCPAGWELKLPAGSSYDEIIKTQDFKGVGCVAPATTDIGQCNNVETFVSEEEKRKWASQCGQVWPCRETSRTPDLQGVFTLSNGTLMRKGPRIPIPIADKRELGKQGPVHLGRDAAQRATQKNTLSYVAETGEVMPRQPTPLFEWVVGKKEREPAPEPALTLASVAVKEREVIHGVHSRIIDRTEQRYWLL